The Montipora capricornis isolate CH-2021 chromosome 3, ASM3666992v2, whole genome shotgun sequence genome includes the window TAGAGTATACTGAACATTTTTAGGACCGGTGCCCAACTGAATCTCTTTCCCTTTGCTGATGcagcaaagaaattaaatataACCAAAATTGACATTGCCTGGTTACCAAGCATATTAAGGAAAATGTGGTTTCAGGCAAAAGGATTATTGAAAGGTTGTCAAAACTACTTACACTCAGAGAAATAAGTCAAGCAGCGTTAATGCCacatttgatatttattttcagTAATCAAATGAAGTTCCATGATGCTTTGCAAGCCTGATTGGGAGCCATTTTTTCTAATCGCTATATTTCTTAGGCATACAAAACCGataaaaattctgttttttgacaTGATGCTAACAAGCTCTAGATTTTTACTCACTCTCTGACTGGTTTAAACTCCAATTCGAGCAAATGAAAACATTAGAGTGCTTGTCGTGCTATAATTGTTTCTGGGTTGCATAGACCTACAAGTGAAGTTAAAGCTCACAAACTGTTCACCTAATGCGGACCTAGTTAAAAACCAAACAGTCAGAACCTTAGACTAAGTGCTGCATTACTGCCTTTTTCCGCGTCACACGTTTCAATTTAGTAATTTGTGAGTGCTAACTCCAAAAGTAGCGTAAAAAGTTCACATTTCATTGAGGTTCAGACTGACTCAGATGTATTGAACATCACTGCTGGTCGGGGTTACATTTGCATTTGCAGAGCCATGTGCACTGCAAGCTATACTTGACACATTTACATCGAGTTCATATGCATGAACACTTGATCAGCTCTTGACAAGCCTTTGAGACCTCTGGAATGGTTATCCAAACTGGTTTCCACGTGTCCCCAATCTTCCATCCAAATCGATCTGGATAAGGAATATCCTGGTTACTTGCATCACTTGTTGTCCAGATTCCTGCTTGCAGGACCGCCCTCTCAACGTGCTTCAGAAGACCattctaaaacaaaaaaacatttttaaaattactctTTATAGCGCTATAATAAATCCTTATTTAATTACTTCCTTGAATTTACCTGAGTGGGAGGTAGATTTCCGATTGCTCTGCTGTGTTTACAAAACAGATTCATTCTGGTCTCGTTGACAGAATCCAGTGGGCTTGACTTGTCATACATAATGATGACAAGCCGCTCTAGATTACAAGAAGCTGCTGGAATGGATGGGCGGATAGGAACTCTAACGATGGTGTCACAGTATGGCTGCAAAGCTCCCATGCTTGTCAGGCCGACCGCTTGCCTTTACCATTAAATGCAGACGTTGTGTCGCAGCCACTAAAAGCATGGAAAACAGGGAGGGAAGGTGACTTTTGCTCACCAAGGGCAGCACAAATTTTGTTGATGCTGATGTACTTGAAACTTCTGCACATTCCAAATGCAACCCATATGTCAACGTTAGCATTGAATGCTTTCAGATCATGAAACTTTCCCACAAGAATCACCACCACGTCCGTATCAACAGTTCTGACAAGAATTGTGCTTGTACCTTCAGTGAGAAAAGTATGACGCAGAGGAACAACAATTCCTGTATCTGCTTCCTTGTGATTACAGTCGGGCATCGAGCTTGCTGATCCACAGGTTATCACTGATTGCCCTAGGAGATACATAAACGTACATTTATAAGACGTtctaattatcattatttaaaCAGATGATACTTGACACCATGTAAAACAGCGTACCTGAAGTTATTGCGAGGCTCTTATCTGCTGGGAATTCAAAGTGTGACACCTTTTCGGTAAGAAACTGAAACAGCTCTGTCTTGTTTGTAGAATCTCGAAGAAACTGCATCCAATTCAGGGGCAACTTCACTAGACCTGATACATTCCTTCTAGTGCCTGTTCCTCTTTTGTATCTCGTAGACCCTTTCAGACTATCTGCAACGTACTTATCCCACACGACATCTACACGCTCAGAATTTTGCAGTTagttaccgcgcaccggtggctcagttggttgagcaccggactgtcacgcggaaggtcgtgagttcaactccggccggaccgacactcagggtctttaaataactgaggagaaagtgctgcctttgtaactacatctgcaaatggttagactttcaagtcttctcggataaggacgataagccggaggtcccgtctcacaacccttcaatgtctataatcctgtgggacgta containing:
- the LOC138043576 gene encoding uncharacterized protein, with translation MGALQPYCDTIVRVPIRPSIPAASCNLERLVIIMYDKSSPLDSVNETRMNLFCKHSRAIGNLPPTQNGLLKHVERAVLQAGIWTTSDASNQDIPYPDRFGWKIGDTWKPVWITIPEVSKACQELIKCSCI